TTTTTGCGTGCTAGTGTGCATTAAGTCCACACAGGGTTACAGTATGGAAGGCTTTGAATGGGTCTTCTATATTCTATAAAGTTATAGTCTAAATCAGGGGTCTCCAAACTGGAGGTCTGTGGTCccggagggccactgtcctgcagagtttacaggttggaacgacatgagggtgagtaattaatgacaattttcatttttgggtgaactaaccctttaaacacacctgaactatCAAActagctaatcaaggtctaattaggtatactagaaacttccaggcaggtgtgttggggcaagtttgagctaaactctgcaggacagagGCCCTCCAGAACCGAGTTTGGTTGAGACTATAAAGTTTTTAGAATGGCATTTCACAGCACTATGGATCTTTAGAAAATAAACCTCTCATAAAATAACTTTGATGAATTTACAGGCCATCGGTTATCAGATTAACTGGCTGAATATGTTATGAAGGTTTTGTAAGAGTGTTCAGAGTTATGCATCTCTTATCTAGTGACATTTTAACAGGGGGGGGAAAGGAAAAACACTTACGTCTCATTGACTCATACATCTTAGAGAGGGTCTCTTTATCCTCTTTAAGCCCCATGCACTCAGTTAAATATCTGTAAATGTCaaagaaaatttttttttttttacaccttgCCATCTCCACTGTTagaatctcagaattctgaAGGAGAAACCTACGCCTCGATCTTCAGGCCAGCGCGTGCAGCACTGTTGAGGATGGCGGTGAGGGCGATCTGAGACGGAGAGAAGAGGAGTCCGGCATCTGTCATTGCTGCTCTGTTGAGAAAGTCTTCGGCACTTTTTCTCAGCATCTCTGGGTTCTCTAACAATGGGTATCTGGTCTGCGAATACAGAAACCATGCACTCGAATTTACTTTAATTATctgtttaacttttaaaaatgaagtGCCTATGATCTCTGGCGCCATTTGAGCAGCTCAGCCAATGGCGTGCCTTTGGAGTGGGACTGCCTGCAAGCAGGCTTTAGACTCACCTTCAGGTCAATCAGAAAACCCTCCAAGGGCCGATACGGATTGTGAACAACCAGATGAAAATTTAGCTGCTGGATAAGGAGCAGCTCATACTCCAGAATCTGTTCTAGAGCCCTCTCCTGTCCCGCTGGGCTGTCCTGAAGGTTCCCCACAAACTGAGTGCTGGACACATTAAACTCATCCACTTTACAGGAGAGATACGCGCATGTCAGCCTGCAAAGGTAAAGCATGAAGGTCAGAAATGCAAAAATCTAAAAAATTACGAAATTATAACTTATTCCACTCTGTCGACACACTTACATTATTGTCCGAGGGTGGTACTCCATTAAAGAGTTGTTCAAATAGAATCTTCGAAAATACATACAAGCTGTTCcctgaaaaatatatacagGTTAAACAAAAAGCCAGAACTAGAAACAACAGAACTAGATGATCCCATATTTAACTGATATAAAACTGATATTGATTACCACAACAGATTTGGGCATCGCAGGCTTGAACATGGCACAGAAGTCTAACAATCTCTTCTCGTAGTGTCTGAAAAGCACTTTCTCTTCCCGTCCATCAAGAAACATGGATTCATTTATTCCAGGCTGAAAACAGATGAAGATATAATGAGATTGTGGTTCATGCTGTTAACACTAAATTATTGGTTTACTGTGCATTGTGGTgggatatatatacacacagtatatAGTACATAAAGAACTCCATATTGTGACTTACCTTAGCACTGGATAGGGCTTTTGAGCAGAACTTCCGATTAGCTTCATGTCTTAATTTATCTAAAGTTTCCTCTTTATCATAAGTCCAGAATTTCTTCTGTG
This DNA window, taken from Megalobrama amblycephala isolate DHTTF-2021 linkage group LG4, ASM1881202v1, whole genome shotgun sequence, encodes the following:
- the ccnh gene encoding cyclin-H yields the protein MYHNSSQKKFWTYDKEETLDKLRHEANRKFCSKALSSAKPGINESMFLDGREEKVLFRHYEKRLLDFCAMFKPAMPKSVVGTACMYFRRFYLNNSLMEYHPRTIMLTCAYLSCKVDEFNVSSTQFVGNLQDSPAGQERALEQILEYELLLIQQLNFHLVVHNPYRPLEGFLIDLKTRYPLLENPEMLRKSAEDFLNRAAMTDAGLLFSPSQIALTAILNSAARAGLKIEAYLTECMGLKEDKETLSKMYESMRRITSLVKAYEFPKAEEVDACKQKLERIHAEFATTCEYLKRKHGYEDDDHVVKRQMVAEEEWTDEDLDAL